A region from the Lycium barbarum isolate Lr01 chromosome 8, ASM1917538v2, whole genome shotgun sequence genome encodes:
- the LOC132606318 gene encoding WRKY transcription factor 6-like — protein sequence MDKGWGVALENSDHQVGIFKNKPVFGFNNLSPRSNNHTNYMMMNRREEQAVDEKREVDFFSDKRNLQPMDHLFIKKEDSHSENTTSTRSELVVNTGLQLVTANTGSDQSTVDDGISSEIIEDKRAQNELAQLQVELGRMNVENQRLRGMLTQVSNNYAALQMHLAALMQQQNSRTENTHDHKIVEAKSEEKMQEKIVPRQFLELGPSGDELSHNSHASSEERTVSESPRKNVQVTRHKGTIGREESPESESWVPSKVPKLNSSMPVDQATDATMRKARVSVRARSEAPMITDGCQWRKYGQKMAKGNPCPRAYYRCTMAVGCPVRKQVQRCVEDRTILNTTYEGTHNHPLPPPAMAMASTTSAAANMLLSGSMPSADGLMNPNNFLARTMLPCSSSMATISASAPFPTITLDLTQTQNSLPYHQRTTPNAQFQVPFQSSPQHPNFITSMPPPPMPQGLHNQPKFSGLQVSQDANLQPQQLQHVQNHPSFTDTLTAATAAITADPNFTAALAAAISSMITGSQKEQ from the exons atgGACAAAGGATGGGGAGTTGCACTTGAAAATTCTGATCATCAAGTGGGGATCTTCAAGAACAAGCCAGTTTTTGGTTTTAATAACTTAAGTCCTAGGTCGAATAATCATACGAATTACATGATGATGAACCGTAGGGAGGAGCAAGCTGTTGATGAGAAGAGGGAAGTTGATTTCTTCTCTGATAAGAGGAATCTGCAGCCTATGGATCATCTTTTTATAAAGAAGGAAGACTCTCATAGTGAAAATACTACTAGTACCAGGTCCGAATTGGTTGTAAAT ACTGGTTTGCAACTTGTGACTGCAAACACTGGAAGTGATCAATCAACGGTGGATGATGGGATTTCATCAGAGATAATAGAAGATAAAAGAGCCCAGAATGAG TTGGCACAATTACAAGTTGAACTGGGAAGGATGAATGTTGAAAATCAACGTTTGAGAGGGATGCTTACCCAGGTTAGCAACAATTATGCTGCACTTCAGATGCATCTTGCCGCACTCATGCAACAACAAAATTCAAGAACTGAAAATACACATGACCACAAG ATTGTGGAAGCAAAGTCTGAAGAGAAGATGCAAGAAAAAATAGTTCCAAGACAATTCTTGGAATTAGGACCAAGTGGTGACGAGCTATCTCATAATTCCCATGCTTCATCAGAAGAAAGAACAGTTTCTGAATCACCTCGGAAAAATGTACAAGTGACACGGCATAAGGGTACTATTGGCAGAGAAGAAAGCCCAGAATCTGAAAGTTGGGTACCTAGCAAGGTCCCTAAATTGAATTCCTCAATGCCAGTTGATCAAGCAACAGATGCAACCATGAGGAAAGCTCGTGTCTCCGTTCGTGCCCGATCAGAAGCTCCCATG ATTACAGATGGATGCCAGTGGAGAAAATATGGACAAAAGATGGCAAAAGGCAATCCATGTCCCCGAGCTTATTATCGGTGCACCATGGCTGTTGGTTGTCCAGTGCGCAAACAG GTTCAAAGGTGTGTTGAGGATAGGACAATTTTGAATACAACTTATGAAGGTACACACAACCACCCCCTACCACCACCAGCAATGGCTATGGCATCCACAACGTCAGCTGCTGCAAATATGTTACTTTCAGGTTCCATGCCAAGTGCAGACGGGTTAATGAATCCGAATAATTTCCTAGCAAGGACTATGCTTCCATGTTCGTCAAGCATGGCGACTATTTCAGCATCAGCTCCGTTTCCTACTATAACATTGGACCTAACTCAAACCCAAAACTCGTTGCCTTATCATCAAAGGACAACTCCAAATGCTCAATTTCAAGTCCCTTTCCAATCAAGCCCTCAACATCCAAACTTTATTACTTCAATGCCACCCCCACCAATGCCTCAGGGTTTACATAACCAACCAAAATTTTCAGGACTACAAGTTTCTCAAGATGCTAATCTTCAACCTCAACAattacaacatgttcaaaaccACCCATCATTTACCGACACGCTTACGGCCGCCACTGCTGCCATCACGGCCGATCCCAATTTCACTGCCGCTCTGGCCGCCGCCATCTCGTCCATGATTACTGGTTCTCAAAAAGAACAGTAG